In Woeseia oceani, one DNA window encodes the following:
- a CDS encoding TetR/AcrR family transcriptional regulator — MSTQNDKAQPKRPRRQQQRSILTKQKLLDAALQAFAENGFKGTSTRDIAERAGVHHPLITYHFKNKEELWRAAADRVFAGFMQVLENAQSQAAAEPPRERMAMLIRAYVHYAADHPTLHKVLFQESSHSNPRLDWLIDTYMRPLFEVAATDLKKLQEQGLAPAGNPALLFNMIRVSAGAVLALNVELKESSGVDLDDPRNVDMLADMIVNIFLPTGNPRTA, encoded by the coding sequence GTGAGTACACAGAACGACAAGGCGCAGCCAAAACGACCGCGCCGCCAGCAACAGCGCAGTATCCTTACAAAACAGAAGCTGCTCGATGCCGCCTTGCAGGCATTCGCCGAGAACGGCTTTAAAGGTACCTCCACACGTGACATCGCGGAACGCGCCGGTGTCCACCATCCCTTGATCACGTACCATTTCAAGAACAAAGAAGAACTGTGGCGTGCGGCAGCCGATCGCGTATTCGCCGGCTTTATGCAGGTACTGGAAAACGCTCAGTCGCAAGCAGCAGCTGAACCGCCGAGGGAACGCATGGCGATGTTAATTCGCGCCTACGTGCACTATGCAGCAGACCACCCGACGCTGCACAAAGTGTTGTTCCAGGAGTCCAGTCACAGCAACCCACGTCTGGACTGGTTGATCGATACCTACATGCGGCCACTTTTCGAGGTAGCCGCCACCGATCTGAAAAAGCTGCAGGAACAGGGCCTCGCACCCGCCGGCAACCCCGCGCTGTTGTTCAACATGATTCGCGTTTCTGCAGGCGCCGTGCTCGCACTGAACGTCGAATTGAAGGAATCCAGTGGCGTGGATCTGGATGACCCCAGAAACGTGGACATGCTGGCAGACATGATCGTCAATATTTTCCTGCCAACCGGCAATCCGCGCACCGCGTAA
- a CDS encoding TonB family protein: protein MALEQFRTQVLLLHSEQGTLDTLGAGFNDRYSVHFATSGSEALTTLGETPIHIIVSAQDLPGMSGLEALREAKKRSPDTVGILLAGSDNADGLEALVGDQEVFQIVRGAVEPDALLKVVENATRRVRMLTLAKSANDTAANVDVSAKLDVSSMEPEGEHIVMETAENGTTIISDGTGRMPALKPEKIQLNPQSRGRNVDVLVLTKDSEFLDTIRESSSGLHKVHHAATAQQALDALAAHPIGVLVTDAAITGGKIELLTQKLRLSQPRLVAIVAGRRDDGEMLMDLINRGQVYRFLLKPVSPGRARLAVEASVKHHLEAADAAFKSAAAKGAAAPAAAGNKAAPPARPTTPPLTSAPAATKPTAPPAAATVAATPEVPVAAETPATGEDHVADEAMFADVERALTETGSLKATVAEMTATIGRAKSKARSRSRRFVPIVAATVVVALIGIAGWFFAATDDAPTTVVEPPVKAAVPSVTESDLPAAIAEPVQAEQLPASQPQVAPTPEYVALLDNARFARDSGRVLAPAGDNALEWYVAARAAAPNNAMVSDELAQLVEQVIGMAETALLENRVADAENALAMIALASPDNSRLAFLQAQLAQTQLRITLDNAREAIREARFEDASRHLARAETLPGADVTQIQQLANDLAAARSAARVEDTLELAAQRLANDLLTAPSNDNARYFYELALSNDPDNATAQQGLLVVASKLVLKARAAIDTGALDIAETYLNDARALAPNSEELQASEAALQNAISQQAEAERQAEAARQAAAIEEEAQRAAELRRRAASSATLSSAGPASDGANEITSTPSGTPQPSAPAATDGSDSTAPAINGSAVSRTANQKPQATAATGNPEPVAVSQLTRINYVAPKYPRSAQRRSVTGWVDVRFTVTTTGSVTDLEIIDSTPGSIFDEAAADAVEQWRFEPVIENGRAVPKRVAVRMSFSIE from the coding sequence GTGGCGTTGGAGCAATTCAGAACACAGGTGCTGTTGCTGCACAGTGAACAAGGAACACTGGACACACTCGGCGCTGGCTTCAATGACCGTTACTCCGTGCATTTCGCCACCAGCGGCTCCGAGGCCCTGACCACGTTGGGCGAGACGCCCATCCATATCATCGTCTCCGCGCAGGACCTGCCCGGCATGAGCGGGCTCGAAGCATTACGCGAGGCCAAGAAACGCTCGCCGGATACCGTGGGCATTCTGCTCGCCGGCAGCGATAACGCTGATGGCCTGGAAGCATTGGTCGGCGACCAGGAAGTGTTCCAGATCGTACGCGGCGCTGTGGAACCCGATGCGCTGCTCAAGGTAGTCGAGAACGCAACTCGCCGGGTACGCATGCTCACCCTTGCGAAATCGGCGAATGACACAGCCGCCAATGTCGATGTTTCGGCGAAGCTGGATGTTTCCTCTATGGAACCCGAAGGCGAGCATATCGTCATGGAAACCGCCGAGAACGGCACGACGATCATCAGCGATGGCACCGGGCGCATGCCGGCGCTGAAGCCGGAGAAGATTCAACTCAATCCGCAATCCCGGGGCCGCAATGTTGATGTTCTGGTTCTCACCAAGGATTCCGAATTTCTCGATACGATACGTGAGTCTTCAAGCGGCCTGCACAAAGTGCACCATGCCGCCACAGCCCAACAAGCGCTGGATGCCCTGGCAGCGCACCCCATAGGCGTACTGGTTACAGATGCCGCCATCACCGGCGGCAAGATCGAACTTCTTACGCAAAAGCTTCGGCTCAGTCAGCCACGACTCGTCGCCATCGTCGCCGGCCGTCGCGATGACGGTGAAATGCTGATGGACCTGATCAACCGTGGCCAGGTCTATCGATTCCTGTTGAAACCAGTGTCACCGGGTCGGGCCCGCCTTGCTGTAGAAGCATCCGTTAAGCACCACCTGGAAGCGGCGGACGCTGCCTTCAAGAGCGCCGCCGCCAAAGGTGCAGCAGCGCCAGCAGCCGCCGGCAACAAAGCGGCACCACCCGCACGTCCAACGACACCGCCATTGACGTCCGCGCCGGCTGCCACAAAGCCAACGGCGCCGCCAGCGGCGGCAACAGTAGCTGCCACGCCCGAAGTACCCGTTGCCGCAGAAACTCCGGCGACGGGTGAAGACCACGTAGCTGACGAGGCAATGTTCGCGGACGTCGAACGGGCCCTGACTGAGACCGGCAGCCTCAAAGCAACGGTCGCCGAGATGACAGCGACAATCGGTCGCGCCAAGTCCAAAGCGAGAAGCAGGAGCCGGCGGTTCGTACCCATTGTCGCGGCCACGGTTGTCGTTGCCCTGATCGGCATTGCCGGTTGGTTCTTTGCCGCTACTGACGACGCACCGACCACAGTCGTTGAGCCGCCCGTCAAAGCGGCAGTACCTTCAGTGACGGAATCGGACCTGCCTGCCGCCATCGCGGAGCCCGTTCAAGCCGAACAGCTTCCGGCCAGTCAGCCCCAAGTCGCGCCGACACCGGAATACGTCGCATTGCTGGACAACGCACGATTTGCGCGCGACTCGGGACGGGTTCTCGCCCCGGCCGGTGACAATGCGCTTGAGTGGTACGTCGCCGCACGCGCGGCAGCACCCAACAATGCGATGGTTAGTGACGAACTCGCCCAGCTGGTCGAGCAGGTAATCGGCATGGCCGAAACGGCCCTGCTTGAAAACCGGGTTGCCGACGCCGAAAACGCACTGGCAATGATTGCACTCGCCAGCCCGGACAACTCGCGGCTGGCCTTTTTGCAGGCGCAACTGGCGCAAACACAATTGCGCATCACCCTGGACAATGCGCGTGAGGCGATCCGCGAGGCACGATTCGAAGACGCCAGCCGGCACCTGGCACGTGCGGAAACACTGCCCGGGGCTGACGTCACTCAGATCCAGCAACTGGCAAACGACCTTGCCGCAGCGCGCAGTGCGGCGCGCGTTGAAGACACGCTGGAGCTAGCGGCTCAGCGTCTCGCGAACGATCTATTGACTGCGCCATCCAATGACAATGCCCGGTACTTCTACGAGCTCGCGCTGTCTAACGATCCGGACAATGCAACTGCACAACAAGGCTTGCTGGTGGTTGCGAGCAAACTGGTTTTGAAAGCGCGTGCGGCGATAGACACTGGCGCTCTGGATATTGCGGAAACGTACCTGAATGACGCCCGGGCTCTCGCCCCGAACAGCGAAGAACTGCAAGCTTCGGAAGCAGCACTGCAAAACGCGATCAGCCAGCAAGCGGAAGCAGAGCGGCAGGCCGAAGCCGCCCGACAAGCCGCGGCTATTGAAGAAGAAGCCCAACGAGCCGCAGAATTGCGCCGCAGGGCAGCAAGTTCTGCAACGCTGAGCTCCGCAGGTCCGGCGAGTGACGGGGCGAATGAAATCACTTCAACGCCTTCCGGCACGCCGCAACCGTCAGCGCCGGCCGCAACAGACGGCAGCGATTCAACGGCCCCCGCCATTAACGGCAGCGCGGTCTCCCGCACTGCGAATCAAAAGCCACAAGCGACGGCGGCTACCGGCAACCCGGAACCGGTAGCCGTGAGTCAACTGACCCGAATCAACTACGTAGCACCGAAATACCCACGCAGCGCACAGCGCCGAAGTGTGACCGGCTGGGTTGATGTCCGCTTTACCGTAACCACTACCGGCAGCGTTACCGACCTTGAGATCATAGACTCCACGCCCGGCTCGATTTTTGATGAAGCAGCCGCTGATGCTGTCGAACAATGGCGCTTCGAACCAGTCATCGAAAACGGCCGCGCGGTACCAAAACGCGTCGCGGTACGGATGTCATTCAGCATCGAATAA
- the thrS gene encoding threonine--tRNA ligase, with amino-acid sequence MLTIELPDGSRREYPTPVNGVDIASSISRNLARDAVAIRVNGELRDLNRELDSDAKVEIVTRESEDGLELLRHDAAHVLAEAVKELWPDTQVTIGPAIENGFYYDFARDEPFTTEDLEIIEARMHEIVKRDEKIEREVWTRDDAVAFFRQLGEEYKAQIIEDIPAGDTLTLYRQGEFVDLCRGPHLPSTGRLGKAFRLLRVSGAYWRGDAKNAMLQRIYGTAWADPKQLRVYLTQLEEAEKRDHRRLGKIMDLFHFQEEAPGAVFWHPKGWRLFQNLIEFMRQRQTAAGYEEINTPELMDRSLWETSGHWETFGEHMYTSETEDGRNYAIKPMNCPGHVQVFKQGITSYRDLPYRLAEFGKVHRYEPSGALHGMMRVRAFTQDDAHIFCTTEQITEESVAVCELILGIYADLGFDNVIVKFADRPEVRVGEDKVWDAAENALKKALEQSGLEYSYNPGEGAFYGPKLEFVLRDAIGRDWQCGTLQVDLNMPSRLSATYIGEDGQKHTPVMLHRAIFGSLERFIGILIEHYAGNLPLWLAPTQVKVLTITSDADDYASDVVKRLRAAGISAEADLRNEKISYKVREHSVTKTPVLLAVGQREVEEQTVAVRRLGSKHQKVASLDDAIETLLAEIASRGRAA; translated from the coding sequence ATGCTCACTATTGAATTGCCCGACGGCTCCCGGCGTGAATACCCGACTCCGGTGAACGGCGTCGATATCGCGTCCTCAATCTCCCGCAACCTGGCACGCGATGCCGTGGCGATCCGGGTCAACGGCGAACTCCGCGATCTCAATCGTGAGCTCGACTCGGACGCGAAGGTTGAAATAGTCACTCGCGAGAGCGAAGACGGCCTGGAGCTGCTGCGTCACGATGCCGCCCATGTTTTGGCGGAAGCGGTCAAAGAACTTTGGCCCGACACCCAGGTCACCATCGGCCCGGCTATCGAGAACGGCTTTTACTACGACTTTGCCCGTGACGAACCGTTCACCACAGAGGACCTCGAAATCATCGAGGCCCGTATGCACGAAATCGTAAAGCGCGACGAGAAAATCGAACGCGAAGTATGGACGCGCGACGACGCGGTGGCCTTTTTCCGGCAACTGGGTGAAGAATACAAAGCACAGATCATCGAAGATATTCCGGCCGGCGACACACTGACGCTCTATCGACAAGGTGAGTTTGTCGATCTGTGCCGCGGCCCTCACCTGCCGTCAACCGGGCGGCTGGGCAAAGCATTCCGACTGCTGCGCGTATCGGGTGCTTATTGGCGCGGCGACGCAAAGAACGCAATGTTGCAACGGATTTACGGCACGGCCTGGGCCGACCCGAAACAGTTGCGCGTTTACCTGACGCAGCTGGAAGAAGCCGAAAAACGCGATCACCGCCGGCTCGGCAAGATCATGGATCTGTTCCACTTCCAGGAAGAAGCACCTGGCGCGGTATTCTGGCACCCGAAGGGCTGGCGCCTGTTTCAGAACCTGATCGAGTTCATGCGACAACGACAAACAGCGGCAGGCTATGAAGAGATCAACACGCCGGAACTGATGGATCGCAGTCTGTGGGAAACCTCGGGACATTGGGAAACGTTCGGCGAGCATATGTACACGAGCGAAACCGAAGACGGGCGCAATTACGCCATCAAGCCAATGAACTGCCCCGGGCATGTACAGGTCTTCAAGCAAGGCATAACCAGTTACCGCGACCTGCCGTACCGGCTTGCCGAGTTCGGCAAGGTGCATCGTTACGAACCGTCGGGCGCCCTGCACGGCATGATGCGTGTACGTGCATTCACTCAGGATGACGCTCACATATTCTGCACCACTGAGCAGATCACCGAAGAGTCGGTTGCTGTCTGTGAGCTGATACTCGGCATCTATGCTGATCTTGGTTTCGACAATGTCATCGTGAAATTTGCTGACCGGCCGGAAGTCCGTGTGGGCGAAGACAAGGTCTGGGATGCGGCCGAGAACGCATTGAAGAAGGCACTGGAACAGTCTGGACTTGAGTACAGTTACAACCCGGGCGAAGGCGCATTCTATGGCCCCAAACTGGAATTCGTACTGCGCGATGCCATTGGCCGTGATTGGCAGTGTGGCACACTGCAAGTTGACCTCAACATGCCATCGCGACTGTCGGCGACGTACATCGGCGAAGACGGCCAGAAACACACACCCGTCATGTTGCATCGAGCCATCTTTGGCTCGCTGGAGCGTTTCATTGGCATTCTGATTGAACACTACGCAGGGAATCTGCCTTTGTGGCTGGCGCCGACCCAGGTCAAGGTTCTTACCATTACCTCTGACGCGGATGACTATGCCAGTGACGTGGTCAAACGTCTGCGCGCGGCAGGCATCAGTGCCGAGGCAGATCTCCGCAACGAAAAAATCTCCTACAAAGTCCGCGAACACAGCGTCACCAAGACGCCGGTCCTGCTGGCGGTTGGTCAGCGCGAAGTCGAGGAACAAACCGTTGCCGTACGCCGATTGGGCTCGAAGCACCAGAAAGTGGCCAGCCTGGACGACGCGATCGAGACGCTGCTGGCCGAAATTGCCAGCAGAGGCCGCGCAGCCTGA